In a genomic window of Erigeron canadensis isolate Cc75 chromosome 5, C_canadensis_v1, whole genome shotgun sequence:
- the LOC122600204 gene encoding protein ROH1-like: MPSTSSSATTFGTFRRSILGFGSDHNQVHSEEVNNVSKSKLDRELDGFQDQVSSQFHALSSASADEFLSIEWMSKVLDAYVACQDDFKTILLNNAESLSKAPLDRLVTEFFDRSIKALDICNAVRDGIERVRLWRKHLEIVSSAFELKQRNVMGEGQFRRARKSLTDLAIAMLDDHKDSGSAFSNRNRSFGRPNKGKDSSHQRKQGHSKSLSWSVSNTWSANKQLQSMASNLVQPRANEISQNGLANCIFTMGFVLTFVLWTVVAAIPCQDRGLFNFSIPKQFSWSTPLFLIHTRILDESKKREHKNSPGLLREILQMEKSINLMSDLIDAAQQFPLPEEQQKEVKDGVQDLSSICNVCKNGLDTLDRQLREVFHKIMHCRNDGLGTLSKAQS, from the coding sequence ATGCCGTCTACAAGTAGTTCCGCAACGACCTTTGGCACATTTCGTCGATCGATTTTAGGGTTTGGAAGTGATCACAATCAAGTTCATTCCGAGGAGGTGAATAATGTGTCTAAGTCAAAGTTGGACCGAGAACTGGATGGGTTTCAGGATCAAGTATCGAGCCagtttcatgctctttcatctGCATCTGCTGATGAGTTTCTGTCCATTGAATGGATGTCGAAGGTACTAGATGCATACGTAGCTTGTCAGGATGATTTTAAGACTATTCTCTTGAACAATGCGGAAAGTCTTTCAAAAGCTCCTTTAGATAGGCTGGTTACAGAGTTCTTTGATAGGAGTATTAAGGCGCTTGATATCTGTAATGCTGTACGTGATGGGATTGAGAGAGTTCGGCTTTGGCGTAAGCATTTAGAGATTGTTTCAAGTGCCTTTGAGTTAAAACAGAGGAATGTGATGGGTGAAGGACAGTTTAGGAGGGCGAGGAAATCGTTGACTGATTTAGCTATTGCTATGCTTGATGATCATAAGGACTCTGGATCTGCATTTTCCAATAGAAACAGATCTTTTGGGCGCCCAAACAAAGGAAAAGATTCAAGTCATCAACGTAAGCAAGGACACTCTAAATCCCTTTCTTGGAGTGTATCTAATACTTGGTCTGCAAATAAGCAACTTCAATCAATGGCCAGCAACTTAGTTCAGCCTCGAGCAAATGAAATTTCTCAAAACGGTCTTGCAAATTGTATATTCACAATGGGATTTGTCTTGACGTTTGTGTTATGGACTGTAGTGGCTGCTATCCCGTGTCAAGATCGTGGTCTGTTTAATTTCTCCATACCAAAGCAATTCTCATGGAGTACACCTCTGTTCTTGATTCATACTCGTATTTTGGATGAATCCAAGAAGCGTGAACATAAGAACAGTCCTGGGCTGTTAAGAGAGATTCTCCAAATGGAAAAGTCGATCAACTTGATGTCAGACTTGATTGATGCTGCTCAACAGTTTCCGTTGCCAGAAGAACAGCAGAAAGAAGTAAAAGATGGAGTTCAAgatctatcttccatttgtaaCGTCTGTAAGAATGGATTAGATACATTGGACCGCCAATTGAGAGAAGTGTTTCACAAAATCATGCATTGTCGGAATGATGGTCTTGGAACCTTGAGCAAGGCACAATCTTGA